GACGGCGCCATGCTCGGCGAGGTCGCCGAGCGGCTTGCCTGCGATGTAGTCGTCGTAGTCGACGGGGAACCAGTCGATGGCGAGCCCGGGGATCTCCGAGACGCTCGACCGGGACTGGGTGATCTGGGTTCCGCCGAGCAATTCGGCGAGGGTGCGGGCCTCGTCTTCGTCGAGACGCAACGACACCTTGACGGCATCCGCTCCGTCCGCGGCCTCGGCAAAGCTGATCAGATCGCTGTGGCCGGAGCGGTGGGTGACAACGCCGACCTTGCCGCCGTCCTCGGTGACGAAGGTGTGCAATATTCCGACGCCCGGGAGTTGGACGCGCCGAAGATCAACCATGAGGATGGGCCCTTTCGGGGTTTGGTGGCGGTCGATCCAGTCTACGTCAGCGCATTCCAGCGTCGGCGCGGGACTACGGAGCCAGCGGGGTGGTGCTGATGTCTGGCGCTTCCAGCCGCACACGATCGGCGGACGCGTCATCCGGTTGCTGCTGACTCGCCCGTTCGGCCTCGACCCGTTTCAGGTAGAACGCGACCTCACGGTCGATCCTGGCCTGGTCCCAGCCGAGCGCGTCGCCCATCAACCTCGCGGCGACCGGCGCGGCAGACACCCCGCGGTCCCACGCCTCGATCGACACCCTGGTGCGCCGGGCGAGCACGTCGTCGAGGTGCAGCGCGCCCTCGTGGGTTGCCGCGTAGACCACCTCGGCCTGGATGTAATCGTCGGCGCCGGGCAGCGCGTCCTTGAGCTCGGGCCGGGAGCGGATCAGATCGAGCAGTTCGTCGGTGAGCACCCCGTACCGGTTCAGGAGGTGCTCCACCCGCACCTTGTGAATCCCGAACGCCCGGGCGATCTTGCCGCGTTTGTTCCACGCCGCCTGGTAGCCCTCGGCGCCGAGCAGGCTCACCTCGTGGGTGGTGGATGCCGGGATCTTGCCGTCCAGCGCGTCGACGGCGGCGTCGATCGCGTCCTTCGCCATCACCCGGTATGTGGTCCACTTGCCGCCGGCCACGACCACGAGTCCCGGAACGGTGTGCGCGACGATGTGCTCGCGGCTGAGCTTGGAGGTCTGGTCGCTCTCCCCCGCCAGCAGCGGGCGCAGCCCGGCGTAGACGCCTTCGACGTCTTCCCGGGTGAGCGGCACGTTCAGCACCTCATTCACCCGTTTCAGCAGGTAGTCGATGTCGGCTGCGGTGGCGGCCGGGTGCGCCTTGTCGAGGTTCCAGTCGGTGTCGGTGGTGCCGATCAGCCAGTGCCGGCCCCAGGGGATCACGAACAGCACACTGTTCTCGGTGCGGAGCAGCAGCCCCACCTTGGACTGGAAGCGGTCACGCGGCACCACCAGGTGCACGCCCTTCGAGGCGCGCACCTTGAACTGGCCGCGCTCCCCCACCATCGCTTGGGTGTCATCGGTCCACACGCCGGTGGCGTTCACCACCTGGCGGGCCTTGATCTCGAACCGTTCGCCGGTCTCGAGGTCGTGCGCGGTGACCCCGACCACCCGCTCGCCCACCTTGAGGAACCCCTCGACGCGCACCCGGCTGGCCACGTGCGCGCCGTAGAACGACGCGGTGCGGGCAAGGCTCGACACGTAACGGGCGTCATCAACCTGGGCATCGTAGTAGACCAGCCCGCCGCGGAATGCGTCGCCGCGCAGGCTGGGCGCCGCGCGCATCAGCTGCCGGCGCGACAGGTGACGGTGGTGCGGAACACCGGGCGGACGGCCGCCGCTGTAGCTGAACAGGTCGTAGAGCAGCATCCCGGCGCCGACGTACAACCGCTCGATCACCGGTTTGGTGAGCGGGTACAGGAAGCGCACCGGCTTCACCAGGTGAGGCGCGATGCGCTGCAGCAGCAGGCCGCGCTCGATCAACGCCTCGCGAACCAGCCGGAAGTCCAACTGCTCCAGATAGCGGATGCCGCCGTGCACGAGTTTCGACG
This Salinibacterium sp. ZJ450 DNA region includes the following protein-coding sequences:
- a CDS encoding cation:proton antiporter regulatory subunit, which translates into the protein MVDLRRVQLPGVGILHTFVTEDGGKVGVVTHRSGHSDLISFAEAADGADAVKVSLRLDEDEARTLAELLGGTQITQSRSSVSEIPGLAIDWFPVDYDDYIAGKPLGDLAEHGAVGCTVVAVVRGDATNPVPSDEFKVFPGDTLVLAGAPEKVAKAFQFYRTGEVKSKAAAAAPPGE
- a CDS encoding glycerol-3-phosphate dehydrogenase/oxidase, yielding MAGQKPVTRSSKLGPEERAAALHALKTKELDILVIGGGIVGTGSALDAVTRGLSVGMVEARDWASGTSSRSSKLVHGGIRYLEQLDFRLVREALIERGLLLQRIAPHLVKPVRFLYPLTKPVIERLYVGAGMLLYDLFSYSGGRPPGVPHHRHLSRRQLMRAAPSLRGDAFRGGLVYYDAQVDDARYVSSLARTASFYGAHVASRVRVEGFLKVGERVVGVTAHDLETGERFEIKARQVVNATGVWTDDTQAMVGERGQFKVRASKGVHLVVPRDRFQSKVGLLLRTENSVLFVIPWGRHWLIGTTDTDWNLDKAHPAATAADIDYLLKRVNEVLNVPLTREDVEGVYAGLRPLLAGESDQTSKLSREHIVAHTVPGLVVVAGGKWTTYRVMAKDAIDAAVDALDGKIPASTTHEVSLLGAEGYQAAWNKRGKIARAFGIHKVRVEHLLNRYGVLTDELLDLIRSRPELKDALPGADDYIQAEVVYAATHEGALHLDDVLARRTRVSIEAWDRGVSAAPVAARLMGDALGWDQARIDREVAFYLKRVEAERASQQQPDDASADRVRLEAPDISTTPLAP